A region of the Roseiflexus sp. RS-1 genome:
GACTCACCCTCTGTTGCTCTGTCGCTTGCTCCCGGTGAAATGCTCGACCTGCGCATCTTCGTTGATCGTTCGATCAGTTCTCAGTTCTTTCCAGGAAGCATCCTATGAAACGTCTCTTTCTCCTGCTGCTCATCATATCCGCATATGCAATAGCAGCCTGCAGTGCACCAGCGACAACCGCACCCATCGTTGCAGGCAGTGCACCGTCGAGTACCATCAACATCGACAATCTGCCGCTCAACGTCGATGTCGCCACAGTACGTGCGCTCCAGGAGCGGGATGATGTCGTCCTGATCGACGTGCGCGAGCCGGAAGAATACGCTGCCGGACACATCCCCGGCGTGCGTCTTATTCCGATGGGCGAGGTTCCTTCCCGCCTGAACGAGATCCCGACCGACAAGACGGTGATCGTCACCTGCCGCAGCGGCAACCGCAGTGGACAGATCACCGATTTCCTGCGACGCAACGGCTTCACCCGCGTCCACAACATGCAGGGCGGCATTCTCGCCTGGCAACGCGCCGGGTATCCCGTCGAGAAGTAACCGGCGCAGACCTGGAAAACCGGGCATCGTGATCGAGCCGGGGCAGCGCCTCAATCAGGCGCCTGGACGATGTGCTCGTCGTTCAGGCGCGCCTCTCATCCTGCTGGAAGAAGCCGACATTCTCCCCTTTCTGCAACAATCGACCGGGCGCCAGTGCAGCAAAAGCGTCTGCTGGCATCTGGAATAATGCTTGTCTCCAAATTGATAGTTAGTATCATTGATTTTTCAAACAGAGTTCCTGTACAATACGACGAGAAAGATGGACACTATGGGGGTCTCATGAGCGAATCGCTGCTCATTACCAGGATTGCCCCGCCCGCCTATCGCAGCCATCTCGTTCCACGCCGACGCATTCTTGCACAATTGCGCAATCTCATCGATATACCATTGACACTTCTCAGCGCCCCTGCGGGTTTTGGCAAAACTACAGCGATGCTGGAGGCAACCGGCACATGCTGCGGAAGCGTGCTGATACGGCGCTGGCATGGCTGACGCTCGACGAACACGACAACGATCCGATCCACTTCTGGCGCTACGTGGCTCTGGCAGTGCACAGCGCCATCAACAACTGCGGCGCCGCAATGATCGAGGCGCTGGCAGGACCGCAACCGGCGCCGATTCGACCACTGCTTGTTGCGACGATCAACGAGATAGGAGCGCAGGAACAGCACCTCGTCCTTGTGCTGGACGATTATCATTTCATCGATCTGCCCGCCATTCATGACGATCTGGCGTTTCTTCTGAATCACGCGCCCCCGAACCTGCATGGTGTGATCATCACGCGCGCCGACCCGCCACTGCCACTGCACCGCTGGCGTGCACGCGGTCAGTTGCTCGAGGTGCGGATGGACGATCTGCGCTTCGATCTGATGGAAGCGGCGGAGTTACTCAATGGGGTCATGCGCCTGGGGTTCGATGAAGAGGATATAGCGACTCTGCTGCGGCAGACCGAAGGATGGCCTGCTGCTCTCTACCTGGCAGGGCTGGCGTTGCGCGAAGACGATCCTGCAACCCGGCGTCAGCGCATCGCACGACTGGCGCAGAGCAACCGGTTCATCATCGAATATCTCACCGAAGAGATACTGGCGCAACAACCTCCAGACGTGCATGAGTTCCTGCTGTGCATCTCCGTTCTGGAACGATTCTGCGGTCCGCTATGCGACGCCGTTGCCGGCAGGAGCGGCAGCGCCGCGCTTCTCGAATCACTGGCGCAACGCAATCTGTTTCTCATCCCGCTCAGTACTGCGGCAAACGACAATGAGCGCTGGTTTCGTTTTCACCGGTTGTTTGGCGATCTGCTGCGCAGTCAGTTATCGAGCACTCATTCGGCGGATATTCCTGCACTGTACCGGCGCGCGGCAGCCTGGCACGCTGCGCGTGGCGACATCGAGCAGGCCATCGAGTATGCCCTGGCAGGGCGCGATTTCGATGCTGCCACGCATCTTCTTGACCGGGCCGCCAGCACGCTGGTGATGGAAGGACGGGCAGCGCTCCTTGAACGCTGGTTGAACCTCTTGCCCGACGAACTGCGACAGACATTGCCGCACGCCAGCATTGCCTTTGCCTGGGCGCTCATTCTGCGCGGGCGGTATAGCGAGGTCGAGCCGTACATTGTACAGGTGGAAACGATCATACCGGCAGACGACCCTGCACTCCGTGGTGAACTCCATGCCGTGCGCGCCGTCCTCGCCGAAATCAAAGGACAGCTGGCAGAGGCGCTCCACCACGCGCAGCAGGCGCTCGACCATGCCCCTTCCGATCATCGTATCGCCCATGCAGTGGCAAAGACGGCAATTGCTGGAGCGCTGCGCGCGGCTGGCGATGTAAACGCCGCTATCGTTGCATATGAACAGGCTGTGCCGCTCTGTGTCGCCGCACGCCTGCCACTGCCAGCGCTCCTGGGGCGCGCGCATCTCGGCATGCTGTATCTGGTGCAGGGAAGGTTGCGCAACGCCGAGGCGACGGTGCGACCGGTTTTGACCTCAGCGGCGTTTATGCCTGCCGCTGCACCCGCTTTTATTGCGTACAGCGCGCTTCTGATCGAACGCAACCAGCTGGACGAAGCCCGGCAGCAGTTGCAACACGCACTCAACCTGGCGCAGCAGAGCGGACATACCGCTGCGCTGGCGCAATGCTTTATTCATCTGGCGCGGGTGCAGCGCGCCCTCGGCGACTTCGCAGGCGCCCAGGCCGCACTCGATGCCGCTGCCGCATATGTTGCCCAGGGTGTTCCAGTATGGATCGAACCGATGCTGATCGCCGAACGTGTGCATCTCTACCTCGATCAGGGCGCAGTGACGAAAGCCAGGCGTGTACTGACCGGGCACGGTACACATAGCGACTCGGTTGCTGGAGTGAGCCGGGAGGCGGTACCGCTGGCACGCGCACGCCTGCTGCTGCACCAGGGGCGCAACGCCGACGCGCGCGCACTGCTTGATGAGGTGATCGCTCTGGCGGAAGCATCTGATCGGCAGGGAAGAGTCATCGAGGCGCTGGTGCTGCGTGCACTGGCAAACGATGCGTTGGGTGACGAGTCCGCTGCGCTCGACGATCTGCGACGCTCAGTGACCCTGGCGGCGCCGGAAGGGTTCGTGCGCGTCTTCCTCGATGCAGGCCCGCGTATGGCAAAACTGCTCTATCGCGCAGGCAGCCCCGCTGCCCATCGTCTGCTGGAAGCGTTTCCTCCGACGATCCGTGAGCGCAGCGCCACACTGTCAGAACTGAGCGAACCGCTCAGCGAACGCGAACGTGACATTCTGCGCCTGATGGCGCGTGGATTGACCTACCGACAGATTGCCAGCGAACTGATGATCAGCATCAACACGGTGCGTTACCACGTCAAGAGTCTCTACAGCAAACTCCAGGTCAGCAGCCGCACCCTGGCGCTTGCCCGCGCGCGCGATCTCCATCTGCTCGATGGGGCATAATGCCTCAATTGCCCCCGCTGCCGGTCCGGGCGCAGCGCTGCTGCGCCCCTACATCGCCTCCCGCCCCCGCCATTGCCCCCGCTGCCGGTCCAGGCGCAGCGCTGCTGCGCCCCTACTCCCTCTCGCCCCCGCCATTGCCCCCGCTGCCGGTCCGGGCGCAGCGCTGTTGCGCCCCTACATCGCCTCTCGCCCCCGCCATTACCCCCGCTGCCGGTCCGGACGCAGCGCTGCTGCGCCCCTACATCGCCTCTCGCCCCCGCCATTGCCCCCGCTGCCGGTCCGGGCGCAGCGCTGCTGCGCCCTCGCTGCCGGTCCGGGCGCAGCGCTGTTGCGCCCCTACATCGCCTCTCGCCCCCGCCATTGCCCCCGCTGCCGGTCCGGGCGCAGCGCTGCTGCGCCCCTACTCCCTCTCGCCTCGCGTCTCGCACCTCTCCCGCATGAACGGTGGCGCATCGTTATCCAGCGCCTCGTCGAACTCACGCGCCGCCCGATGACCGGCAAACACCGCCTGCGCGATAATGTGCGGCGCCTCGGCATCACCAATCACCCGCAGAGTGCGGATGCGACTGTCGGCTCGAGCAGGCGCCAGGTCAACCGCCAACTCATCGCACGGCAGGCGATCAGCGACGATCACTACTGCATCGCACGCCAGATCGATGGTGACGCCGGTTATCATATGGCGAACGGCGACACCGCCCTCAAGAATCGTGCTGAGCACGCTGCGGGTATGGATGACCACCCCCAATCCGCACAATCTCCGCTCAACCCGCTCCTGTTCGAGCGTGAACTGGGTCCAGTGCGACACCATTGGCGCAGGCGTGCACACGATGACCTGGCGTCCCTGGCGCGCCAGCAACTCTGCCAGAACGCCTCCCATGTAGTAGTGATCGTCATCGTAGATCACAACCCGACCCGACGGCAGACGCCCATCCATCAGGTCATCGGGGGTGTACACATGAGGCAGATCATGCCCCGGCAGCGGGCGATGCACGGTGCGTCCCATACCGTCCCGTCGCCAGACCGCACCGGTCGCGATGATAACGTGCTCATACCCGCTTTCGAGAACGTCGGCGGCAGTCATCGGATTCCCCGGCAACAGCTGAACATTCGGCAGCCTGGCGATCTGCGTCAGACGCCAGTCGATCACCCGCCGCCACTCCTGCAATCCAGGGAGGCGCGCCTCGCGCGCCACGCGACCACCCGGTTCACGCTGCGCTTCGACCAGCGTTACCT
Encoded here:
- a CDS encoding rhodanese-like domain-containing protein; translated protein: MKRLFLLLLIISAYAIAACSAPATTAPIVAGSAPSSTINIDNLPLNVDVATVRALQERDDVVLIDVREPEEYAAGHIPGVRLIPMGEVPSRLNEIPTDKTVIVTCRSGNRSGQITDFLRRNGFTRVHNMQGGILAWQRAGYPVEK
- a CDS encoding LuxR C-terminal-related transcriptional regulator, coding for MLRKRADTALAWLTLDEHDNDPIHFWRYVALAVHSAINNCGAAMIEALAGPQPAPIRPLLVATINEIGAQEQHLVLVLDDYHFIDLPAIHDDLAFLLNHAPPNLHGVIITRADPPLPLHRWRARGQLLEVRMDDLRFDLMEAAELLNGVMRLGFDEEDIATLLRQTEGWPAALYLAGLALREDDPATRRQRIARLAQSNRFIIEYLTEEILAQQPPDVHEFLLCISVLERFCGPLCDAVAGRSGSAALLESLAQRNLFLIPLSTAANDNERWFRFHRLFGDLLRSQLSSTHSADIPALYRRAAAWHAARGDIEQAIEYALAGRDFDAATHLLDRAASTLVMEGRAALLERWLNLLPDELRQTLPHASIAFAWALILRGRYSEVEPYIVQVETIIPADDPALRGELHAVRAVLAEIKGQLAEALHHAQQALDHAPSDHRIAHAVAKTAIAGALRAAGDVNAAIVAYEQAVPLCVAARLPLPALLGRAHLGMLYLVQGRLRNAEATVRPVLTSAAFMPAAAPAFIAYSALLIERNQLDEARQQLQHALNLAQQSGHTAALAQCFIHLARVQRALGDFAGAQAALDAAAAYVAQGVPVWIEPMLIAERVHLYLDQGAVTKARRVLTGHGTHSDSVAGVSREAVPLARARLLLHQGRNADARALLDEVIALAEASDRQGRVIEALVLRALANDALGDESAALDDLRRSVTLAAPEGFVRVFLDAGPRMAKLLYRAGSPAAHRLLEAFPPTIRERSATLSELSEPLSERERDILRLMARGLTYRQIASELMISINTVRYHVKSLYSKLQVSSRTLALARARDLHLLDGA